A stretch of Shewanella dokdonensis DNA encodes these proteins:
- a CDS encoding dodecin translates to MSHVYKIIELTGTSPISSDEAVKNAIAAAAQSLHNLRWFEVTETRGHLEAGVIAHWQVTIKIGFTLDADD, encoded by the coding sequence ATGAGTCATGTTTACAAGATTATTGAACTCACGGGCACGTCACCTATCAGCTCTGATGAGGCTGTTAAAAATGCGATAGCGGCAGCGGCTCAATCGCTGCACAACCTGCGTTGGTTTGAAGTGACTGAAACCCGAGGACATCTGGAAGCCGGCGTGATTGCACACTGGCAGGTGACCATAAAGATTGGCTTTACTCTGGATGCTGATGACTAA
- a CDS encoding DUF3069 domain-containing protein, giving the protein MSQVDTAYREQAHTAAINICAAVLPMDKLPAGLKDAYDSLFEELLVDKDAQFAEAWVNLPASASKLLPKSCFHGFYIAAAWLQLSMIGQRLAEQAEGERSIDEQEYAGVYARIAKEALRESVRKLKKREPTDAYSIACDKW; this is encoded by the coding sequence ATGAGTCAAGTCGATACCGCGTATCGTGAACAGGCCCACACCGCCGCCATCAATATCTGCGCTGCTGTACTACCAATGGATAAGTTACCCGCAGGATTGAAAGACGCCTATGACAGTCTGTTTGAAGAACTACTGGTAGATAAGGATGCCCAGTTTGCTGAGGCTTGGGTAAATCTGCCAGCGAGTGCCAGCAAACTGCTACCCAAATCTTGTTTCCACGGCTTTTATATCGCGGCTGCCTGGCTACAACTGAGCATGATTGGACAGCGGCTAGCCGAGCAGGCCGAAGGTGAACGAAGCATTGATGAGCAAGAATACGCAGGAGTTTATGCACGGATTGCCAAAGAAGCACTGCGGGAAAGCGTGCGCAAACTTAAAAAGCGCGAACCGACAGACGCTTACTCAATAGCATGCGACAAGTGGTAG
- a CDS encoding endonuclease/exonuclease/phosphatase family protein, with amino-acid sequence MITSAFIYRPDVVTPIGAAKYLDKTNSIVDENGVPLFNSDKMRPTLGQTFKLNNEKAILTTVINHLRSKGGSCGAGDDDNSLGGSGACNGTRNRAATAIAQWVSDNYADQPVLLMGDFNAYAKEDPILTLGNAGFERVNDIVGNSDSYSYVYDGLSGQLDHALANDELACAVVAVTEWHINADETSSLEYDNSYADDSLFRSSDHDPVVLELALHKLHGVGHYLRGNHHGHGYGYGHLKGKGKGHQQRGHRF; translated from the coding sequence GTGATTACCAGTGCCTTTATCTATCGCCCTGATGTGGTCACGCCTATCGGTGCGGCTAAATATCTGGATAAAACCAACTCAATAGTGGACGAAAACGGTGTACCGCTGTTTAACAGTGACAAAATGCGCCCTACGCTGGGACAGACCTTCAAGCTCAACAATGAAAAGGCCATCTTGACCACAGTAATTAACCACCTGCGATCTAAAGGCGGTAGCTGTGGTGCTGGTGATGATGACAATAGTCTTGGCGGCTCCGGTGCCTGTAACGGCACGCGTAATCGTGCGGCAACAGCCATTGCCCAATGGGTGTCCGATAACTACGCTGATCAACCAGTGCTATTGATGGGTGACTTTAACGCTTACGCTAAGGAAGACCCGATCCTGACACTGGGAAATGCTGGTTTTGAACGCGTGAACGATATTGTGGGCAACAGCGATAGCTACAGTTATGTGTATGACGGGTTAAGCGGTCAACTGGATCATGCCCTTGCCAACGATGAACTAGCCTGTGCCGTGGTTGCAGTAACTGAATGGCACATCAATGCCGATGAAACCTCATCATTGGAATATGATAACAGCTACGCCGATGACAGCCTGTTCCGTTCCTCTGATCATGATCCTGTGGTGCTGGAACTGGCGCTACATAAACTCCACGGTGTAGGTCATTACCTGCGTGGTAATCACCATGGTCACGGCTATGGTTATGGTCATTTGAAAGGGAAAGGCAAAGGCCATCAGCAACGCGGTCATAGATTCTGA